CCCATTAACAAAGGATCATTTTAGTTATCTATGCCAGTATTATAAGCCCGATATCATTTTTCTAGCCGAGACAAAAGCTCCTTTGTCTCGAATGGATTTATTCTTTAAAAAATCTCAGTTTCATGATTGGTTTATTGTTCCTTCCGTGGGAATAGCTAAAGGGCTAGCAATAACATGGCACGATAACATAGATATGAAGTTAATCTCATCGAAGTTTAATGTTTGTCACTTTGACACGAAACTAGGAGATAAGGAGGTGCTAATTACATGTGTTTATGGTGTTGTCGACGTTGAGGATAAAATTGAACAATGGTCTCACATTTTAGATATAGCGCAACAAGTAAATAAACCATGGATCTTGATTGGGGATCTAAATATCATCTTAGATCCAGATGAAAAACAAGGTGGAAATAAAACGAGTTCAAGCAGTAAATCCTTCATCCTTCACATAATTGATTCTCTGGGACTACAAGATGCTGGATATGAAGGCGTTCCATTCACTTGGTCCAACAACAGAAAGGGTGACGCGAATATATGCGAAAGAATTGACAGAGCTTTGACCTCCTTCCTATGGACTCAGATTTTTCCGGACACCAAGGTAACTCATTTACCCAGAGTAGGATCAGATCATACGCCTATTTTACTTGATTCCAACCCTGATAAATAAAAGACCCAAAAACCCTTCAGGTGCATTAGATCTTGGCTATCCCATCCTACTTTATCCATTCTTGTAGAGGCTTCTTGGAAATTACACTCAAATAATTACTCAGATAAAAACTTTTCCTCGAACCTACAACTCATGTCCTCAGATCTGGCTCATTGGAATTCATAAGTTTGCGGAAACATTCACAAAAATATTAAAACCttaaataataaaatagagagCATCCATAGATCTGGAAATATATCCAATGACATTGAGAAATTAAAAAATCTCCAAGCGGAGCTAGGAAAATggtacaaaatcaaaaatgattTCTACCATCAATTATCTAGAGATAAGTTCTTCAGAGAATATGACCAGAATACAGAATATTTCCATGCCACCATCTCGAATAGAAAAAGAATCAATGCGATAAATTTTCTTAGCGAACCTTCTGGGCTTTGGCTTTCAGATAGAGATCAAATCAATTCGCTTCTGGTTAACCATTTCCGACAAATAGGCACTTCCCAAAGCAACAATTTTAATTTTGATCTTTCTAGTATCATAAATCCTTGCATCATTGTTGAAGAAAATACTTCCTTATCAGAAATCCCCACTAAAGAAGAGATTTGGCTCACCCTATCAAATATGAACCAATGGGGAGTCCCAGGCCCGGATGGCTTCCAACCAGGTTTTTTTAAAGCCAACTGGGACATACTGAGAAAAGATATCACTGGCTCAGTCCAAGAATTCTTTCGATCAGGCATTCTCGACAAAGATTTTAATCATTCCTTCATAACCCTCATCCCAAAAATTTTCACGCCTCAAACTCCGGGAGATTTCATACCTATAAGCCTGAGCAATACCATTTATAAAATAATCTCAAAAATATTATCTAATAGATTAAAACCCATTCTCAGTAAAATACAATCAATCGGCGTTTCTCCCTGGTCGACAGATCACAGATAACATCATAATTGCTCATGAGCTTATCCACTCGATGAAAATCTCCAAGAAAAAAAGGGCTTTCTAGCGTTAAAACTAGacctatcaaaagctttagatAGGGTTGAATGGACTTTTATTGAGAAAGTTCTCTTAGCTTTTGGCTTCTCGGAAAACTGGACAAACCTCATTTTGCAATGCATATCGACaacctctttttcaattcttctcaACGGTTCCCCGGGACCCACTTTCAACACTTCGAGAGGTTTAAGACAAGGCGATGCATTATCGCCGTATCTTTTCCTAATTTGCATGGAAATTCTATCTAGACTCCTTGAAAAAGCTATTGAAGACAAGAAAATCACTGGATTTCAAATCAACAAAAATGCTCCCAATATATCCCACTTATTTTTCGCGGACGACTGCTTTTTATTTACAAAAGTGGATCTTGGGGAAGCGAAAAGTCTTTTGGAAATCTTACAATTATTTGGGAACATAACAGGCCAGatggttaatcttcaaaaatcCAGCGTCTACTTCAGCCCATGAATACATCCGAAACATGGGAAGATTATAGCAAATTTTGAGCTTGGGTACCCGCTGATGACCAAAAACGATAGATACCTGGGTACCCCGCTCTTCTTTGATAAGAATCGAAAAGCCAATTTTGAGCCTCTACTATAACGATATTATTCAACTTTACAAGGTTGGAAATCAAAACTGTTATCTCAAGCGGGTAGGACTGTCTTGATAAAATCTATCCTCCAATCTTACCCAACCTATCAAATGCAAGTTCTTGCACTGCCAAAAGAAACACTTGATCAACTCGACCGAATTCAGAGAAATTTCTAGTGGAAAAAGATGGGCAAAAAAGAAATTGAGGATTTATAAAAGCTTGGAAAAGTATATGCAAGCCCATTTCCCAAGGTGGTTTAGGAATTAAAAATCCCCATCATTTCAGTATAGCTCTTCTCACTAAACTTGCCAGTACATTGGTAACTGAACAAGACCaattatgggtcaaacttct
This is a stretch of genomic DNA from Papaver somniferum cultivar HN1 chromosome 1, ASM357369v1, whole genome shotgun sequence. It encodes these proteins:
- the LOC113297608 gene encoding uncharacterized protein LOC113297608, with product MKLLSWNVQGIGTPLTKDHFSYLCQYYKPDIIFLAETKAPLSRMDLFFKKSQFHDWFIVPSVGIAKGLAITWHDNIDMKLISSKFNVCHFDTKLGDKEVLITCVYGVVDVEDKIEQWSHILDIAQQVNKPWILIGDLNIILDPDEKQGGNKTSSSSKSFILHIIDSLGLQDAGYEGVPFTWSNNRKGDANICERIDRALTSFLWTQIFPDTKMKRISCTYLRVRSGLRQLSMQKQNPY